The genomic window AGCCACTGCTCCCGCGGGAATTGCTTGGTAAACCACACCGAAGTCGGGGCGATGCACAGGTAGGGCCCGCCCTGGGCCAGCTCGGCGGCCTGGGCCGCGGCGGCTTCGTCGGCAGTGGTAGGGTAGAGGCGGGGCGGGGTCAGGGGCCCGTCATAGGCCGGGTCGAGCAGGTGCAGGTTGCGCGACACCTCGTGCACGCCCGCCCCGATGACGTGCGGGATGGCCCGGGTGAAGCGGAAGGAAAACGGGTTCTTGTCGAAGCCCACCCGTTCGGGGGCGCCCGAAAACGCCGTCAGGAAACCCGTGGAGGCAAAGCGCTGCAACGTAATGACGCGCTGGTAGTCGGCCCCGCGAATCTGCTGCAGCAGCTGCCACAGCCCGCGGTACTTGTCCTGTTTCTTGTCCCAGATCAGCACCTGGCGCACGTGGGGGTGGTTTTTGACCAAGCCCTCGTTGCCCTTGCGCACCAGGAAGTCCACGGGCGTGCCGGGCTCGGTCAGGTGCAGGTGCTCCAGCAAGGCCGTGGCCAGAATAACGTCGCCGATGAAGGCGGTTTGGATGAGCAGGACGGCGCGGCGGGCAACTGGATTGGGCATAGATAAGTAGCAATCTGCAAAGATACCCGGCCCGGGCCCCGGTGCAAACTCGCAGGCCCGGGCCCCGGCTTGCGGGCCCGTGTGTGGTCAATCTATTTAACTTGCAGCCGGCCCGCCCGCGGTGGGTCTTTGTTCGCACTCTAACCTCATCCCATGCGTTACGGCCCCATCGATCCGCAGCTTTTTATTCAGAATCGGCGCAACTTCGTTCAGCAGCTGCCCCCGGCGTCGCTGGCTATTTTCCACTCCAACGACGTGATGCCGACCAATGCCGACGGCACCATGGCCTTCCGTCAGAACAACGACCTGTTCTACCTCTCCGGCGTGGACCAGGAGGAAAGCATCCTGGTGATTTTTCCCGACGCCAAGCTGCCCCAATACCGCGAAATCCTGTTTCTGAAGGAAACCAGTGACCATATCCTGGTCTGGGAAGGCTATAAGCTGACCAAGGACGACGCCCGCGCCCAGTCCGGAGTGCGCACCATCATGTGGCTCGACTCGTTCGAAACGGTGCTGCCGGCTTTGATGAACGAGGCCGAAAACGTGTACCTCAACTCCAACGAGCACATCCGAGCCGTGGTAGAGGTCGAAACCCGCGACGCCCGCCTGGGCAAAAAGCTGCGCGAAGCCTACCCGCTGCACCAGTACCGCCGCGTGGCGCCCATCATGCACCAGCTGCGCGCCATCAAGAGCGAGGAGGAAATTCGCCTGATGCGCGAGGCCGCCAACATCACCGAAAAAGCCTTCCGCCGCTTGCTGGGCTTCGTACAGCCCGGGGTGTGGGAGTACGAGATTGAAGCCGAAATCCTGCACGAGTTTGTGCGCAACCGCAGCCGCGGCCCAGCCTACGGCAGCATCATTGCCTCGGGTGCCAACGCCTGCATTCTGCACTACGTGAGCAACGACCTGCAGTGCCAGGACGGCGACGTGCTGCTGCTGGACTTCGGCGCCGAGTTCGGCAACTACGCCGCCGACTTGTCGCGCTCCATCCCCGTCAATGGCACCTTTACCCCGCGGCAGCGCGCCGTGTACGAAGCCGTGCTTCGGGTGATGAAACACGCCACTTCCCGCCTGGTGGCCGGCAACAACATCGAGGACTACCACGCCGAAGTGGGCCGCGTGATGGAGCAGGAGCTGATTAAGCTCGATTTGCTCAACGAAAGCGACGTTAAGAGCCAGGACCCGGCCGCCCCGCTGTATAAGAAGTACTTCATGCACGGCACCAGCCATTACCTGGGCCTCGACGTGCACGACGTGGGCGCCAAGTACCGCACTTTCGAAGCGGGCATGGTCTATACCTGCGAGCCGGGCATCTACATCCGGGAGGAAGGGCTGGGCATCCGCCTCGAAAACGACATTCTCATTACTGCTTCCGGCAACGAGGACCTGATGAAGAATATTCCGCTCGAAGCCGACGATATCGAGCGGCTGATGCGCGAAGCCCGGCGCTAGATTTGGTAGCAGCCAACTGATCGGCCCCGACAAGAGCCGCCCGTAGCCTGGGCGGCTCTTTTGTTTTACGGCTTCCTTGAAAAATTAAAATATAGAATTTTTTTACAAAAAATATGTGGGCCCGAGAGTCCTTGAAAAGCAGGGAGAAAGGAGCTGAACAAGTCAATTTTTGCCAAAAACCACCCGGGTAAGACAACCTTCTCGCATTCGAAAAGTATAGTTCGGTACCTATGTTTGCGGCACCGGGCCAGTTTGCGCCCCGCAAACTGGCGTTTTTGTCACCCAAACCCGTTCTCATGAAACGTTCTCTAACCTCTTCACTCGCCCTGGGACTGACGCTGCTGGCGGCGGCCCCGGATGGGCACGCGCAGACGGCCGACCGCAAGACGGCCCTTAGCCTCTACGGCAGCGCGTATCAGTACAAGGGCAGCCTCGGCTCCGACTTCTGGAACTGGAGCAACAACCACTACGGCCCCGGCATCAGCATCAACCGCTACCTCACCCCCGGCCTCGACCTGGGTTTGCAGGGGGCTTACACTGAGCTGAAAGGCACCAAGGATGCCAGCACGTTCTTCAACACCAACGTGGTGAACGTGAACCTGGCCCTGAAACTGAAGCTCAACAACGGTTGGGCTCTGAAGGAAGACGCCGTAATTCAGCCCTACCTGCTGCTGGCCCCGGGCATTGCCTACACCAGCCGCGAAGGCTCGGTGCGCGGCGCCCGCATTGACGAAGACAAAACGTATTTCGACGCCTTTGGCGCGGCTGGTATCAACTTCCGCCTCAGCGACGCGGTGGGTTTGTTTGTGCAAACCGGCCAGCACATTCCGCTAAACGCCAACCTGGATGGGGAGCCGATTCGGGACGACGACAAAATTGATGACCGCTACCTGCAGCACACTGTGGGCCTGACCATTGCCTTTGGCAAAGCCAAGGACACGGACGGGGACGGCGTGAGCGACAAAAAAGATAAGTGCCCCGACACGCCCACCGGCGTGGCCGTGGACGAGAAAGGCTGCCCCCTCGACGGCGACGGTGACGGGGTACCGGACTACCAGGATAAGTGCCCCACCGAAAAAGGTGTAGCAGCGTTGGAAGGCTGCCCCGACCGTGACAACGACGGGGTGCGCGACAGCGAAGATGCCTGCCCCGACACCCCCGGCAAGCCCCAGCTGCGCGGCTGCCCCGACGCCGATAATGACGGCGTCCGGGACCAGGACGATAAGTGCCCCGACACGCCCGCCGGTACCCAGGTAGACGCCAACGGCTGCCCGCTGGTACTCGACCAAGACAACGACGGTGTACTCGACAACGTGGATAAGTGCCCCAACACGCCCGCCGGTACCCGCGTGGACGCCACTGGCTGCCCCTTGGTAGTAGACCCCGCCATCCGGAAGCTGGAAGTGCCCATCCGCTTCAAAACCAACAGCACGGTAATTGAGCGCAGCTCGTACCCCACGCTGAATAAGATGATTGAGGCGCTGAAAACCCACCCCGAGTACGGTATCCGCATCATCGGGCACGCCGACAGCCGCGGCACCGATGAGTACAACCAGGGCCTGTCGGAGCGCCGCGCCGAATCGGTGAAGCGCTACTTCACCGGTAAGCAGGTGGAAGGCAGCCGCGTCGTGACCGAAGGTCGTGGCGAGGGTGAGCCCGCCGCTCCGAACACCTCGAAGGCCGGCATGTCGCAGAACCGCCGCGTCGAGTTCAAGTTCGAATTCTTTACCCTGCCGCAGCCCAGCATGTAATTGACGGTTTGCTGCCGAATAAAAAAGGGCCTCACCAACTTGGTGAGGCCCTTTTTTTGTGATGCTGGGCTAGGGCTTCCTGGAAGCGCGTTGCAGCTCGGCTATCTTCTGCCGGGCCTCCGACAAGTCCTCAATCCGGGAGGTGGCCGTGTAATACTGCCGGGCTTTGGGCTTGGTGGCCAGCGTATTAATTACGGTCAGGCCGCCCAGGGAGTGGCCCATCAGCAGCCGGTAAGGCACCGTCGGATACTTCGCGTCGATGTAGGGCAGCGGTTCAGCTTCCAGAAACTCCAGGAATTTTTCGCCTCCGCCGGATGAGTTCAGCGTGCGGTCTTCGGCCCCGTCCCAGCGTTTGGTGGAGTGCGTGGGCGTCAGGCCGCGGGTGGGGTAGGGGTGAGGAATGTCCACAACTATCATTTCCGGGCAAACCCCAAGGCTGGTCACGGTGCTGAGTTGCTGCACGAGGGCCGTGACGTAGGGAAAATGCCAGTCGCCGTCGAGCAGGTGGAGTACCGGGTAGCACTTGGGAGCATAACCGGGCTCAGTTGCGGCAGGTGGCACGTACACTCACAGTCCTCGCCGTTCTCCCAGCACCTTTGACGATAAACTGTCGATGTGGCCTATTTCGATTTTGTTGTTCTGGGCCCAGGCTGCACCCGGGACGAGCGGGAGCAACAGCCCCAGTAGTCTTGCTTTCCAACGCATAGATATTGCCAGGTAAGAATCAGGCAGATAAAGTACACGATTTCGTACCCGGGGCCAACTTGTGGGGCTCATGCGGCTCAGCTCTGAATGTATAGCCACAAAAAAGGCCGCCCGGATGTCGGACGGCCTTTTCTGGCGTAGAACGTAGCATGGTTACTTAGCCAGTTCCCCGCTGACGTTGGGCAGGAACTTGACCAGCTTATTGACCTGGCTTTGGGTGAAGTCGCCGGAAATGGCGACCAGCATAAACGATTCGGGCGCGCCCTGCACGTTGCCGGTAGCCACCACTTCCTTCACTTTGTCGCCCTGCTGCCGGGCCGAGTAGCGCATGACGGTGGTGCCGGCCTCGGCCGTGACGGGCAGGGGGGTGTACCGCTCGTTGGCCAGCAGGCCGTCTACTTCCTTGGTCAGGCCCTCGGCCACCAGCTCCCGGGCGCTGCCCGAGGTGGGCGAAAAGGTGAGCACCTTCACGCTGCGCACCGCCGATATGGCCTGGGTCAGCTCATTGTCGCCGCCCAGGTTGCCCAGCTTCAGTAGCAGCAGGCGCGTCGTCAGGCCCGCCGACCAGTCGGTGGCTTTGAAGCCGGAGCGGTTTTCGTACTTGTTGAAGAATTCGGCCACGGTGCGGGCGGGAGTGCCCGGGCCACTGGTGCGGCAGCTGCTGGCGGCCAGCAGGGCCACGAGCACCCACAAGGTCAGGAGTCGGTTTTTCATAGCGTAAAAAAAGGCAAAAAGAACAAAGTGCCTTTTCCATACGCAGGCCCGGCCCGGTCGTTGGCTTTACTCGAAATCTATGGTGTTGACGAAAAACACGTCCCGACCGTTCCAGTTGGGGGCCCGCACGTGCTGGTAGCCAAAGGCCAGGAAACGGCCGCCGTACCAGGCCTGCACATCGGAACTGGCGGTGTTGGTGATTTTTTCCTTGGTATCGGCGGCCAGGGTGGTCTGGACTGGCACTTCCCAGTCGTTGGGCGAAGGTGCGGTGCGGTCAATGATTTTGTAGCGAATGTGGTGGTCGTCGATGTAAGTCAGGGCGTAGCGGCCGTCGGGCAGGGGCCGGATGCGCACGGTTTCCTCCAGGTTGTAGTGCTCCACGTCCTTCA from Hymenobacter chitinivorans DSM 11115 includes these protein-coding regions:
- a CDS encoding glycosyltransferase family 9 protein, which encodes MPNPVARRAVLLIQTAFIGDVILATALLEHLHLTEPGTPVDFLVRKGNEGLVKNHPHVRQVLIWDKKQDKYRGLWQLLQQIRGADYQRVITLQRFASTGFLTAFSGAPERVGFDKNPFSFRFTRAIPHVIGAGVHEVSRNLHLLDPAYDGPLTPPRLYPTTADEAAAAQAAELAQGGPYLCIAPTSVWFTKQFPREQWLKLLRALPLKYTVFLIGGPPDVAECEALLEASGRPGVVNLAGKLSLLASAALMRGAVLNYVNDSAPMHLCSAQGAPTCAIYCSTVPFFGFGPLSPFSRVVELPEELACKPCGLHGYRKCPLNHFHCAHGIETSQLLSALAEAEEY
- a CDS encoding aminopeptidase P N-terminal domain-containing protein, with the translated sequence MRYGPIDPQLFIQNRRNFVQQLPPASLAIFHSNDVMPTNADGTMAFRQNNDLFYLSGVDQEESILVIFPDAKLPQYREILFLKETSDHILVWEGYKLTKDDARAQSGVRTIMWLDSFETVLPALMNEAENVYLNSNEHIRAVVEVETRDARLGKKLREAYPLHQYRRVAPIMHQLRAIKSEEEIRLMREAANITEKAFRRLLGFVQPGVWEYEIEAEILHEFVRNRSRGPAYGSIIASGANACILHYVSNDLQCQDGDVLLLDFGAEFGNYAADLSRSIPVNGTFTPRQRAVYEAVLRVMKHATSRLVAGNNIEDYHAEVGRVMEQELIKLDLLNESDVKSQDPAAPLYKKYFMHGTSHYLGLDVHDVGAKYRTFEAGMVYTCEPGIYIREEGLGIRLENDILITASGNEDLMKNIPLEADDIERLMREARR
- a CDS encoding OmpA family protein, translating into MKRSLTSSLALGLTLLAAAPDGHAQTADRKTALSLYGSAYQYKGSLGSDFWNWSNNHYGPGISINRYLTPGLDLGLQGAYTELKGTKDASTFFNTNVVNVNLALKLKLNNGWALKEDAVIQPYLLLAPGIAYTSREGSVRGARIDEDKTYFDAFGAAGINFRLSDAVGLFVQTGQHIPLNANLDGEPIRDDDKIDDRYLQHTVGLTIAFGKAKDTDGDGVSDKKDKCPDTPTGVAVDEKGCPLDGDGDGVPDYQDKCPTEKGVAALEGCPDRDNDGVRDSEDACPDTPGKPQLRGCPDADNDGVRDQDDKCPDTPAGTQVDANGCPLVLDQDNDGVLDNVDKCPNTPAGTRVDATGCPLVVDPAIRKLEVPIRFKTNSTVIERSSYPTLNKMIEALKTHPEYGIRIIGHADSRGTDEYNQGLSERRAESVKRYFTGKQVEGSRVVTEGRGEGEPAAPNTSKAGMSQNRRVEFKFEFFTLPQPSM
- a CDS encoding alpha/beta hydrolase, which produces MPPAATEPGYAPKCYPVLHLLDGDWHFPYVTALVQQLSTVTSLGVCPEMIVVDIPHPYPTRGLTPTHSTKRWDGAEDRTLNSSGGGEKFLEFLEAEPLPYIDAKYPTVPYRLLMGHSLGGLTVINTLATKPKARQYYTATSRIEDLSEARQKIAELQRASRKP
- a CDS encoding DUF4252 domain-containing protein, which codes for MKNRLLTLWVLVALLAASSCRTSGPGTPARTVAEFFNKYENRSGFKATDWSAGLTTRLLLLKLGNLGGDNELTQAISAVRSVKVLTFSPTSGSARELVAEGLTKEVDGLLANERYTPLPVTAEAGTTVMRYSARQQGDKVKEVVATGNVQGAPESFMLVAISGDFTQSQVNKLVKFLPNVSGELAK